The Streptomyces noursei ATCC 11455 sequence AAGAAGGACCAGGCTGCTACTGACCTGTAGTCGCGGTGTCGTGAGTGTGAGTCCGGTGCCGGTGAGGCATCCGTCGATGATGTCGCTGCGGTATTGGATTTGGCGGAGGCCGTGTCGGAGCCGGCGCATGAGGTGGTCCGGGTCGGTGAAGGCGGTGTTGGCCTGGGTGGTGCGGCGGAGGATCGACCAGATGCCCTCGACCGGATTGAGGTCGGGTGCATAGGGCGGCAGGTGGTAGGCCGAGATCCAGTCCTGCGCGTCGATGAAGGCGCGCATCCGGCGGTCTTTGTGGACAGTGAAGTCGATCCGGGGCGCGGTTCCGGTCTTGTCGACCGGCCCGTTTCCCCAGACCGCTTCCCGCACCCGGCGTGCCCGTTTCCGAGCACCGGGCGCTCCACAAGTCCTGCTCAAAACCTGTGTGTTGTCCTCATTCCAGGCCAGGCCATGGAGTCGGGATGACTGTTCCCCGGTAGCGGTAACGCGTGGTGGTTACCTTCGCGGGGTTGAACAGTGGCCTTTCCTCCGAGGCCGGCCACCATCCGACGTCGCAGTAGCGGCGGCGTAGGTCCTTCCAGGTGGACCGGCGGTGTTTGCGGCGCAGCCAGCTCCCGACCTGGCGCCACGTGTAGTAGCTCAGGTAGGAGAAGGTCGCGCTGGACACGCCGGGCCGGAAGTAGACGCACCAGCCCTTGAGCGCAGGGTTGAGCTGACGCAGCAGGGCGTCGAGCGGCTGGCTCGTGTCCGTTGTCCGGCACATCGTCCTGACCTTGCCGGTCTTGCCGGATGGATAGGGCTTGCCGATCAATAACTCGCCGTCTTGATCTCTGATGGGCAGGTGATGCCTGCCGCCGCTGCGAAAGCCTGGAGGTCTTCGAGGGCGGCGAGACGGGTGTCGGCGGGATGAACGGTGTATCCGGCGGTGTCGAGGAGCTGGCGGATGTCGCGGATGCGCCGGTTGATGGTTTCGGGTGTGACGGTGAAGAGGCGGGCGACGGTGACCTGCGGGAGCCCGTGCCGGTAGTGGAGGAGGGCGGCCAGTAGGCGGTCGGCGAGGGTGAGGATGGGACGACGGCCTGTCAGGGGGCCACCCTTGATGCGGGGTCGGTGGCCACGCCGCTTGTCCAGGTGCGTTTCCCGCTGCTCCTCATGGAGGGCGGTGAGTGTGGAGATCAGCGCATCCCACTCGGCGGGCGGCAGTCCGGTCAGGGCCGGGTGGCACAGCCAGGCAAGGTCGGGACTGGGCTGATCGAACGGGTCCGGGACATCACTGACCTGGGCATACGGCTCGGGTCGGAGACTGTAGTTCCAGTCGCCGTGCCAGGCATGACGGTCCAGCG is a genomic window containing:
- a CDS encoding group II intron maturase-specific domain-containing protein; translation: MIGKPYPSGKTGKVRTMCRTTDTSQPLDALLRQLNPALKGWCVYFRPGVSSATFSYLSYYTWRQVGSWLRRKHRRSTWKDLRRRYCDVGWWPASEERPLFNPAKVTTTRYRYRGTVIPTPWPGLE